In the genome of Gloeotrichia echinulata CP02, one region contains:
- the atpE gene encoding ATP synthase F0 subunit C codes for MDPLVSAASVLAAALAIGLAAIGPGIGQGNAAGQAVEGIARQPEAEGKIRGTLLLTLAFMESLTIYGLVIALVLLFANPFA; via the coding sequence ATTGATCCATTAGTTTCTGCTGCTTCAGTTTTGGCTGCTGCTTTAGCAATTGGTCTAGCTGCAATTGGACCTGGTATTGGTCAAGGTAATGCTGCAGGTCAAGCAGTAGAAGGTATTGCTCGTCAACCTGAAGCAGAAGGAAAAATTCGCGGTACTCTGCTGTTAACCTTGGCGTTCATGGAATCACTGACCATTTACGGCCTAGTTATCGCTTTGGTGTTGCTGTTCGCTAACCCCTTCGCATAA
- a CDS encoding F0F1 ATP synthase subunit B', whose amino-acid sequence MFDFDATLPFMALQFLLLAALLNAIFYKPLTKVLDDRDNYIRTNNLEARERLAKAERLTKEYEQQLAQARKQSQATVEAAQVEAKKITAEKIAEAQKEAQAQREQAASEIEQQKQEALLTLEQQVDGLSRQILEKLLGPTLVR is encoded by the coding sequence ATGTTTGATTTCGATGCTACCTTGCCTTTTATGGCATTGCAGTTCCTGCTGTTGGCAGCTTTGTTGAATGCAATTTTCTATAAGCCGCTGACGAAGGTACTGGACGATCGCGATAATTACATCCGAACGAATAACCTTGAAGCGCGTGAACGCTTGGCTAAAGCTGAACGCTTAACTAAAGAATATGAGCAACAGCTAGCACAAGCCCGTAAACAGTCACAAGCTACTGTGGAAGCCGCGCAAGTTGAAGCTAAGAAAATTACAGCCGAAAAAATTGCCGAAGCGCAAAAAGAAGCTCAAGCTCAACGCGAACAAGCTGCTAGCGAAATAGAGCAGCAAAAGCAGGAAGCATTGCTTACCTTAGAGCAACAAGTTGATGGTCTCAGTAGACAAATTCTAGAGAAACTATTGGGACCTACTCTGGTGAGATAG
- a CDS encoding F0F1 ATP synthase subunit B, with the protein MGIMGTLLLLATEAAVQSEMAEGAEGGFGLNLDLFETNIINLALLIGILFYFGRKVLTNILDQRQSKIAAEIQEAEQRLKEGQTALAQVQQQLVQAQAEAERIRQAAQENAEAAKAAILARAVQDVERLKETAAADLNAERDRAIAQLKQRVVAQALQKVESELRSGIADDAQQTLIERSIAQLGGQV; encoded by the coding sequence ATGGGTATCATGGGGACATTGTTATTACTTGCCACAGAAGCCGCTGTTCAGTCAGAAATGGCAGAAGGGGCAGAAGGTGGTTTCGGTCTAAACCTAGACCTGTTTGAAACCAACATCATCAACCTGGCACTTCTGATAGGCATATTATTCTACTTTGGACGTAAGGTTTTAACCAACATCCTGGATCAGCGTCAGTCAAAAATTGCTGCCGAAATTCAGGAAGCAGAACAACGCTTGAAAGAAGGACAAACGGCTTTAGCCCAAGTGCAACAGCAGTTGGTTCAAGCGCAAGCAGAAGCCGAACGCATCCGCCAAGCAGCCCAAGAAAATGCCGAAGCAGCTAAAGCAGCAATTTTGGCGCGGGCGGTTCAGGATGTGGAACGCTTGAAAGAAACAGCCGCAGCTGATTTAAACGCCGAAAGAGACAGAGCGATCGCCCAGTTGAAACAGCGGGTAGTCGCTCAGGCTTTGCAAAAAGTCGAGTCAGAACTCAGAAGCGGGATTGCGGACGATGCTCAACAAACTTTAATTGAACGCAGCATCGCACAACTGGGAGGCCAGGTATGA